Proteins encoded in a region of the Dasypus novemcinctus isolate mDasNov1 chromosome 24, mDasNov1.1.hap2, whole genome shotgun sequence genome:
- the LOC101444491 gene encoding BPI fold-containing family A member 3 isoform X1, whose amino-acid sequence MHPLRRLLVLLSLLAMSSVLHRQPWPGLAKAHTGSGSTLARIIAQGLMNHNAEGRIQNISLLDSLKDSGQGAPGVMGWLIGSMNIQQQQKGSINVTNIQLDYDGVRLSFRKEWFSANISLEFDMELILPHNKIIQMRAHMNLVAESWLEKDEFGRRDLVMGNCHTEPSSIRVTVLTEDIPPKTKHFLHNLRENLGRVIPHLVGTQVCPLINNILRQLDVKLLKSLMDECLRLVRWDPSGVATDGQKRSGSCS is encoded by the exons ATGCATCCACTCCGGAGACTCCTTGTTCTCCTCAGCCTGCTGGCCATGTCCTCAGTTCTACACAGGCAaccctggcctggcctggccaaGGCCCACACGGGCAGTGGATCCACCCTGGCAAGAA TTATTGCCCAGGGCCTCATGAACCACAACGCAGAGGGCAGAATCCAGAACATCAGCCTCCTGGACAGCCTGAAGGACTCGGGGCAGGGGGCCCCGGGGGTGATGGGCTGGCTGATAGGCAGCATGAACATCCAGCAGCAGCAGAAAGGCAG CATCAATGTCACCAACATCCAGCTGGACTACGACGGGGTCCGATTGTCTTTCCGCAAGGAGTGGTTTTCGGCAAATATTTCTCTTGAATTTGACATGGAATTAATACT GCCCCACAACAAGATCATACAGATGCGCGCTCACATGAATCTCGTGGCTGAATCCTGGCTGGAGAAAGATGAATTCGGCCGGAGAGATCTGGTGATGGGCAATTGTCACACGGAGCCCAGCAGTATCCGCGTGACAGTCCTAACTGA AGATATCCCACCAAAGACAAAACATTTTCTCCACAACCTCAGAGAGAACCTAGGAAGAGTTATCCCACACCTGGTAGGAACTCAG GTATGTCCTCTGATCAACAACATCCTCAGGCAACTGGATGTGAAACTGTTGAAAAGCCTCATGGATGAGTGTCTGCGTCTAGTGAGGTGGGACCCCTCAGGAGTGGCCACTGATGGCCAGAAGAG GTCAGGCAGCTGCTCCTGA
- the LOC101444491 gene encoding BPI fold-containing family A member 3 isoform X2, which produces MNHNAEGRIQNISLLDSLKDSGQGAPGVMGWLIGSMNIQQQQKGSINVTNIQLDYDGVRLSFRKEWFSANISLEFDMELILPHNKIIQMRAHMNLVAESWLEKDEFGRRDLVMGNCHTEPSSIRVTVLTEDIPPKTKHFLHNLRENLGRVIPHLVGTQVCPLINNILRQLDVKLLKSLMDECLRLVRWDPSGVATDGQKRSGSCS; this is translated from the exons ATGAACCACAACGCAGAGGGCAGAATCCAGAACATCAGCCTCCTGGACAGCCTGAAGGACTCGGGGCAGGGGGCCCCGGGGGTGATGGGCTGGCTGATAGGCAGCATGAACATCCAGCAGCAGCAGAAAGGCAG CATCAATGTCACCAACATCCAGCTGGACTACGACGGGGTCCGATTGTCTTTCCGCAAGGAGTGGTTTTCGGCAAATATTTCTCTTGAATTTGACATGGAATTAATACT GCCCCACAACAAGATCATACAGATGCGCGCTCACATGAATCTCGTGGCTGAATCCTGGCTGGAGAAAGATGAATTCGGCCGGAGAGATCTGGTGATGGGCAATTGTCACACGGAGCCCAGCAGTATCCGCGTGACAGTCCTAACTGA AGATATCCCACCAAAGACAAAACATTTTCTCCACAACCTCAGAGAGAACCTAGGAAGAGTTATCCCACACCTGGTAGGAACTCAG GTATGTCCTCTGATCAACAACATCCTCAGGCAACTGGATGTGAAACTGTTGAAAAGCCTCATGGATGAGTGTCTGCGTCTAGTGAGGTGGGACCCCTCAGGAGTGGCCACTGATGGCCAGAAGAG GTCAGGCAGCTGCTCCTGA